Within Alteromonas sp. LMIT006, the genomic segment GCTCAAGTTAGACAGCTGCATCTGCTCTAACACACCATCGTTAAAATCATCGCGGAATAATCGCTCCATACCCAACAACGCAGATAAAATCGCAGCTACCCAAATGACTCCAGGGCCAATTTTTTGTAACGTTTCAGGTGCCGGACCCACGGCGATTGGAAATAAGGTAAGAACTAACACAAAAAAGGTAAGCGGTTGAAAAATATCCGCTTTCTGTCTCATTGCAAGAGTGATATCACGATGGATAACACTGTACAACGGACTCATATTTGATACTCCAATGCCAGTTCTCTGACCTGATGGGATGATGATAATGCTTGATGAGAAGTCATAATGACACAACCTCCATGAGAGACGTATTCGTCTACACGCGCCTGAATAAATGCAACACCTGTCACATCCAGCGACGTATATGGTTCATCTAAGACCCATAATGGCGCTTGCACTAACTCCGTTCGCGCGAGTGACACCCTGCGTTGTTGGCCTGCAGAAAGTTGTCCGGTGGGCAAATCTTCTAAGCCAACTAATTGATATTGAGCCAAAATGTTGTAAAGCGACTCTACGGAAGGATTCACTCGCTGCAATGCTGCCCAATAAGTAAGGTTTTCTATGGCAGATAAGTGTTTATTTTGCGCGAGTTTATGCCCAAGGTACAGCAACGGAACATCATAAGTATCGGCACTATTAATGTGCACTGAGCCAGTTTCTGGATAGGCTAGGCCTGCTAGAATTCTCAATAGACTTGTTTTGCCAGCCCCATTAGGTCCGGTCAGATGGACGAGTTCCCCTGCACGTAAAATCACATCCAGGTCAGAAAATAACACCCTATCTTGTTTTACACAGGTTAATGACTGGGCAATTAACACGTCCAACAATCAGTTACTCTATCCACTTTAAAAACATGCAGCATATTATCATAAATGAATGTTTTTTGACTATTTGTTGTTGGGCAATTAGTGGTATGTTGGTGTGTATTTAAAGATGCTTAATCGACTTCATACTAAAAAGCCCGAGTAAAACTCGGGCTCTTTTTATCCTACGTGACTTATTCGGCGTCTTCAGTCTCTTCTTCAACTGGCTTGGCCTTACACAACAGCTCTGCGCGGATTTTCTCTTCTATCTCAGCAGATATAGCTGGGTTTTCTTTTAAGAACCGTGTCACGTTGGCCTTACCTTGACCGATGCGGTTACCATTGTAGCTATACCATGCCCCCGCTTTTTCGACCAACTTCTGCTGGACGCCTAAATCGATCAATTCGGCTTCTTTACTGATCCCTTGACCATATAAAATTTGGAATTCAGCTTGCTTAAATGGCGGAGCTACTTTGTTCTTCACCACTTTGACTCGAGTTTCGTTACCAACCACTTCATCGCCTTCTTTAATAGCACCAATGCGACGAATATCTAAACGAACCGATGAATAGAATTTCAGTGCATTACCGCCAGTAGTGGTTTCAGGGTTACCAAACATCACACCAATTTTCATACGAATTTGGTTAATGAAGATACACAATGTATTTGAGCGCTTGATGTTGGCCGTCAGTTTTCGCAAAGCTTGAGACATTAAACGAGCTTGAAGACCGACGTGAGAATCCCCCATGTCACCTTCAATTTCGGCTTTTGGTGTCAACGCTGCAACTGAGTCCACAATCACCACATCCACTGCACCAGAGCGCACGAGCATGTCTGTGATCTCTAATGCTTGTTCCCCAGTGTCTGGCTGTGATACCAATAACTCATCAATATTTACGCCAAGCTTCTCTGCATAGATGGGATCCAGAGCATGTTCCGCATCCACGAAGGCACACGTTTTGCCCACTTTCTGTGCCTCAGCAATAACTTGCAACGTCAATGTCGTCTTACCTGATGACTCTGGGCCGTAGATTTCAACGATACGACCACAAGGCAAGCCGCCTATACCTAATGCGATATCAATGGTGAGTGAACCAGTTGAGACGGATTCAATGTCCATCGCTTGGTTGTCACCTAGCTTCATAATGGAACCCTTGCCGAATTGCTTCTCAATCTGACCTAGGGCGGCGGATAGGGCGCGTGCTTTGTTATCGTCTGACATAGTGACTCAACCTTAATATTCTTAATAATATTCGCTGTAAAAGCGTTGTTATCTACTTAGTGATTCGGATTATAATACTGTATGATTATACAGTTCAAGTTTTTTTACTGTATTTATATACATGCATTCCTATGTGTATCTTTATGCAACACATATTAGATGGATTGACGCCCCTTGTCAGCTGTCCTTTATAACTGTTTACGTAATCAGTGTGTTTGCGATCAGTGTAATGGCGTGTTCAATGGCTGCCATTCTTACCTCACTGCGCCCGCCGGCAAAGACTTGTGAATCAGTTATCAGCTTTCCTCGATAACATAAACCAAACCACACCAAGCCAACAGGTTTGTCAGGTGTGCCACCACTCGGTCCTGCAATACCGCTGATACCAATACCCAGATCACAACCATAACGAGACACTAAGCCTTGTGCCATTGCCTTAACTGTTTGTTTTGACACTGCACCATGCTCTTCTAAAGTTACTTCGGGTACACCAACCAAAATTTCTTTAGCACTATTTGCATACGTCACAAAACTTTGTTCAAACCATGCTGAGGCACCGGGCAGTTCCGTCAAATAGAAGGCCAAGCCACCCCCTGTACATGACTCTGCGCAGCTAATGGTCAATTTCTGAGCATTGCAGTGGCGCGCGATGGCCTCAAGCTGATATTTTGTATTTTCTTTTAGATTGCACCACATTTTTTTAGTATGCTTTAATTAACTAAACAGTCGTCACAACTTATAACAAAAGCCAAAAGTGAGTCAATTGAAAACCACCCATACCCCAATGATGCAACAATACCTAGCTATTAAAGCAGAGCACCCTGAAGAGCTTTTGTTTTATCGTATGGGGGATTTTTATGAGTTGTTTTACGACGATGCGGTTCGCGCAGCTAAGCTCATCGATCTGACTTTAACCGCTCGTGGCAAAGCCAATGGTGCCCCTATTCCAATGGCGGGTGTACCTTATCACGCGGTAGAAGGTTATCTTGCGCGATTAGTCGAGATGGGTGAAGCCGTGGCGATTTGTGAACAAATTGGCGACCCCGCCACTAGTAAAGGTCCCGTTGAACGACAAGTACAACGCATTGTTACCCCAGGTACCGTGACCGATGATGCGCTTCTCAACGCCAAGCAACACACACTCATAGCTGCAGTGTTTGCTCACCAGACTCGAGGTAAAACGCAATTTGGCCTTGCCAGTCTTGCGCTGAGTACCGGTGAATTTACTTTATCTGAAGTATGCTCAGAACAACGTTTAGTCGCTGAGTTGGAACGCTTGAGACCCGTAGAGATTTTATATCCTGAGCAATTCGCATTCGAATCGATACTGCAATCGTACAGCGGTTTACGGCGTCGTCCCGGGTGGGAATTTGATTTAGACTCTGCTCTGCACTTGCTTACACAACAATTTGGCACTAGAGATTTAAGCGGATTTGGGATCCCAGAGGGACATTTTTCACTAACGTGCGCGGGTTGTATTTTGCAGTATATTAAAGATACCCAGCGCTGTGCTTTGCCTCATATCAACAAACTGATGTTAGACAAACCGCAAGATACAGTACAACTGGATGCTGCTACTCGGCGCAATTTGGAGCTCACTCGAAATTTGAGTGGCGGCATCGAGAATACTTTATTTTCTGTATTGGACAGTTGTCAAACCGCAATGGGGTCACGTCTTTTACAACAGTGGATCCAGCGGCCAATTCGCGACCATTTTCGACTCAACCAACGCTATGATGCTGTAGCTGAGTTAAGCGCAAGCGAGTTGAGTGAACTCACGC encodes:
- the recA gene encoding recombinase RecA, with translation MSDDNKARALSAALGQIEKQFGKGSIMKLGDNQAMDIESVSTGSLTIDIALGIGGLPCGRIVEIYGPESSGKTTLTLQVIAEAQKVGKTCAFVDAEHALDPIYAEKLGVNIDELLVSQPDTGEQALEITDMLVRSGAVDVVIVDSVAALTPKAEIEGDMGDSHVGLQARLMSQALRKLTANIKRSNTLCIFINQIRMKIGVMFGNPETTTGGNALKFYSSVRLDIRRIGAIKEGDEVVGNETRVKVVKNKVAPPFKQAEFQILYGQGISKEAELIDLGVQQKLVEKAGAWYSYNGNRIGQGKANVTRFLKENPAISAEIEEKIRAELLCKAKPVEEETEDAE
- the ccmA gene encoding cytochrome c biogenesis heme-transporting ATPase CcmA, with the translated sequence MLIAQSLTCVKQDRVLFSDLDVILRAGELVHLTGPNGAGKTSLLRILAGLAYPETGSVHINSADTYDVPLLYLGHKLAQNKHLSAIENLTYWAALQRVNPSVESLYNILAQYQLVGLEDLPTGQLSAGQQRRVSLARTELVQAPLWVLDEPYTSLDVTGVAFIQARVDEYVSHGGCVIMTSHQALSSSHQVRELALEYQI
- a CDS encoding CinA family protein codes for the protein MWCNLKENTKYQLEAIARHCNAQKLTISCAESCTGGGLAFYLTELPGASAWFEQSFVTYANSAKEILVGVPEVTLEEHGAVSKQTVKAMAQGLVSRYGCDLGIGISGIAGPSGGTPDKPVGLVWFGLCYRGKLITDSQVFAGGRSEVRMAAIEHAITLIANTLIT